A window of the Candida orthopsilosis Co 90-125, chromosome 1 draft sequence genome harbors these coding sequences:
- a CDS encoding pre-mRNA-splicing factor, translating to MFKKRVIKDPNSSFKRRTAELENDVQIDTFSPDVIKFNKRSKLSNATTTSSSSSKKIIPTPTSTSSSSLLPKTHDEKEKPPKDTVVKSSSIKPVPQNINITTIMDFQPDVCKDFQQTGYCGYGDTCKFLHIRDESKQKKPIKKEWEDVVANNSSKNSGKSNKIDDSTTATIPFKCILCKTDYQSPIKTQCGHLFCQACFLNRYKVQKKSGCAICNKDVEGVMIPVSKKELNELIG from the coding sequence ATGTTTAAAAAGAGAGTGATCAAGGATCCCAACAGCAGCTTCAAAAGGAGGACAGCTGAGCTTGAAAACGACGTTCAGATAGATACATTCTCACCGGATGTAattaaattcaataaacGATCAAAGTTATCCAATGCCACAACTACGTCATCTTCGTCATCGAAAAAGATAATACCTACACCTACATCTACTTCATCGTCGCTGCTACTACCGAAAACTCATgatgagaaagaaaagcCACCAAAGGATACCGTAGTAAAGTCATCATCGATAAAGCCGGTGCCtcaaaatatcaatatcACCACAATAATGGATTTCCAACCTGATGTATGTAAAGATTTCCAACAGACAGGGTATTGCGGATACGGCGATACTTGCAAATTTCTTCACATCAGAGATGAATctaaacaaaagaaaccaaTAAAGAAAGAATGGGAAGATGTAGTTGcaaacaacagcagcaaaaACAGTGGGAAAAGTAACAAGATCGACGACTCGACCACTGCTACCATACCATTCAAATGCATACTTTGTAAAACGGATTACCAGAGTCCAATCAAGACTCAGTGTGGCCATTTATTCTGTCAAGCTTGCTTTTTAAATCGTTATAAAgtacaaaagaaatcagGTTGTGCTATATGCAATAAAGATGTTGAAGGGGTTATGATTCCTGTTTCAAAAAAGGAGTTGAATGAGTTGATTGGGTGA
- a CDS encoding pre-mRNA-splicing factor, with the protein MELHNLPIEILTRVPPIESYLTYFPRKTIISWLNLFSQRQSFCLLASRGVGIYRRNKGALYVMKAPGHYLLVTTETGRLTLAEKTELDNVFRGVTFINFGPPVGNRYFKKYLIFEFRCVGNLVLENIALFLFLHIWSGDKCAINRTCIPFMAYMWNSVIPKHLKVSYLTSLEADKDFLYLFFNSILRSNSALEKLKFDLRYRFFRQTKSIEVTMTIKKYMRFVRTSLNSDSEWNLCPNSLCVRIIFNATDKYSHNILAHDNVDEEVPGDFSIYWIKRVFGLHLLKSFSLYFFALNTQITQLLLLLYYMPGLISLDLSCGKLDILKIPDMIWPKRRPLNIQLKVSLNHYFYSQSRQKILKHWRVSIMDDHVSLNYDGNGPPQNTLLRILMSPKYSHLKRQFKARSRKILKL; encoded by the coding sequence ATGGAGCTTCACAACTTACCAATCGAGATACTTACAAGGGTTCCCCCAATAGAGAGTTATTTGACCTACTTTCCCCGAAAGACGATTATTAGCTGGCTTAACTTGTTCTCACAACGACAactgttttgtttattggCCTCAAGGGGTGTTGGAATATATCGTCGAAATAAAGGGGCACTTTATGTTATGAAAGCGCCGGGACACTATTTGTTGGTGACTACTGAGACCGGAAGATTAACATTGGCTGAAAAAACAGAGTTAGACAATGTTTTCAGGGGTGTAACTTTTATTAACTTTGGACCACCGGTTGGAAATAGGTACTTTAAAAAGTACTTGATATTTGAATTTCGATGTGTGGGGAACcttgttttggaaaacattGCCCTTTTTCTATTCTTGCATATATGGAGTGGTGACAAATGTGCCATTAATCGTACATGTATTCCTTTTATGGCTTACATGTGGAACTCTGTAATTCCCAAACATCTCAAGGTTTCATACCTTACCCTGTTGGAAGCTGACAAAGATTTCTTATACTTGTTTTTTAACTCAATACTAAGAAGCAATTCTGCTCTTGAGAAGTTAAAATTCGACCTCCGTTATCGCTTTTTCCGACAAactaaatcaattgaggTGACTATgacaatcaaaaaatacATGCGGTTTGTTAGAACACTGTTAAATTCAGATTCCGAATGGAATTTATGTCCCAATTCACTATGTGTGAGAATAATCTTCAATGCAACTGATAAGTACCTGCACAACATTTTAGCTCACGACAacgttgatgaagaggttCCAGGCGATTTTCTGATCTATTGGATAAAGAGAGTTTTTGGTCTACATTTATTAAAATCCTTtagtttgtatttttttgcacTAAATACTCAAATAACTCAACTTCTCTTATTATTATACTATATGCCAGGTTTGATTCTGCTCGACTTAAGTTGTGGCAAATtagatattttgaaaataccaGACATGATATGGCCTAAAAGACGACCTTTGAATATTCAACTCAAAGTTAGTCTCAATCATTACTTTTACCTGCAGTCTCGGCagaaaattttaaaacaTTGGAGGGTTTCAATTATGGATGACCATGTGTCATTGAATTATGATGGGAACGGGCCACCGCAAAACACGCTTTTGAGGATATTGATGTCTCCCAAGTATCTGCACTTGAAACGTCAGTTCAAGGCTCGGAGTCGCAAAATCCTAAAATTATGA